The Dyadobacter sp. 676 DNA window CGTGCGAGAGGACCACCAGGGGCCTCGGGCCTTCGGTTCCGGCGTACGCCCAGTCCAGATTCAGGAAGTCATCATCGGGAGTTACAATTTTTTCACGAAAATATTGTATACCATTTATCTGCCGGAAAATCGCAGGGTAAATACTCTGAAAATGCCCGTTTGGGAGCCAGTAAGGGGATATTTTCGATTGAAATCGGATAAGCGGCATGGTAAAAAAAGCATTCAGGTATTCGGAAATAACACTAAGGTAAAAAAACTTTAATGTTGCAAATCTGCATTTTATGTCTACATTTGGCTTTTACAAATAATAAGATCAATTCTAATGGCAGAAGGTACAGTAAAGTTTTTCAATGAATCAAAAGGATACGGATTCATTCAACCATCAAATGGTGAGAAAGACATTTTCGTTCACGTTTCAGGTCTTCAGGACGATATCCGTGAAAATGACAAAGTCTCTTACGAAGTAGAAAATGGAAGAAAAGGCCTAAACGCAGTTAACGTACGCGTTATCTAAGGTTAGATCATAATAAGGACATTTCGAAAGCACGCCGTCAAAAGCGTGCTTTTTTAATTGCTTATTTATTACCCTTCATAAGCGCTTCGTAAGCCTGCTGCGCTTCTTTATCCGACGGCTCCGCCTGCATGAGCGAACGGCGCTGACCGACATCCTTCACCCACCGGTAAATCCACGAAAATCCCCAGTTTCCGTGATAATGCAAGGGTAACCGGTATGCCGGATCGCCCATCGCTTCCGCCAGGCCGACTATCCGGTATTGCTTTTCTTTGAGTTTTTGAATTAGAACCGGCAGATAATCGGTATTGAGCCGGTTGTCATGGCACAAATAAATTTGCTTCACCGGCTTGCCAGTAACTTTTATGGCCAGGCTGTCGAAATACCCGAAAAGCTTCATGCTGAGGTCGACATATCGGTTGCCGATTGCCCGCGCTTCTTCCGGTTTACCCTCCTTCAATGCCTTTTCGTAAAGCTGGGTGAAAAGCCAGTCTTCGCTTTCGACGGTAAAAGGGGTGGAAATGTAACCGTGCTCCGCCAGAAACTGCCTCATGCGCAACTGCCCGGCACTGTCTTTACCCATTCCATTGAATGGAAACCGGAAATATTCCAGCTTTTTTCCCTCCTTTTCCACCATTTTCCGCGAAAGCTCTTCGCCTTCCAAAACCTCGTCCCTGAACGCGTCGAATCCGATTTCCCCGTAATTGGGATGCGAATAGCTGTGATTTCCGACGGTCACATATGGTCTTGAAATCCAGTCACGGAGTAGTTTTTTGTTTTGTTCAAAAGCATTGTTTTGCTTCAAATTGCCTTCATTGATAAAAATCGCAACCGGCAGGTTCAGCGAGTCGAGCTTTTTCAACAGCCCCGGCGAATTGCCATCCGCCGCATAGATGTGAACATTCGGAACGTCATCGATCGTGACGGCGACGCTGCGCTCCTGGGCGAAAGCCAACGAAGTGGAGATCGAAAAGAATGCCGCCAGCAGGCAATGTCTCATGGCTTGCCCGGAATGCGTTCGCGCGCCTGTCGTTCGATCATCCACTGGGGATATTCGGGTTTCAAGGCGCTGATTTTGTTCAACTGATCCAATTCATCGGCGGATAACGCTACATTCGTAGCCGCAATATTGTCGGTTAGCTGTTCCGGCTTTTTAGCACCGATAATCACGCTGGTAACGCTCTGCTGGTGCAGCAACCAGGCCAATGCGATCTGCGCCACCGAGACTCCGTGCGCCTGCGCGATGGGCTGAATGACGTCGATAATGTCGTAGGCCCTTTCCTTATCCACCGGCGGGAAATCGAAGTTATCGCGACGGTTTTCTCCGGTCGATTCGCCGTTACGGGTATATTTTCCCGAAAGAAAGCCGCCCGCAAGCGGGCTCCACGGCATTAATGCAAGCTTTTGATCCTGCATCATAGGGATCAGCTCGCGTTCCAGGTCCCTGCCGGCGATGGTATAATAATGCTGACAGGCCACAAACTTCGTCCATCCGTTCTTTTCGGCAATGCCGTTAGCCTTCATGATCTGCCACGCCGCGTGGTTGCTCACGCCCAGGTAACGCACCTTGCCCGAGCGCACGATGTCTTCCAGGCCGCGCATGGTTTCTTCGAGGGAGGTTTCCACATCCACGCCGTGAATGTAGAACAGATCGATATGGTCGGAGCCAAGGCGAGCCAGGCTTTCATTCACCGAATCCATGATGTGCAGCCGCGACAACCCGACCTGATTAGCACCCGGCGCCATACGGCCGCGCACTTTGGTAGCGATAAATACATCGCTGCGCTTCACACCCAGGGTCCGAAACGACTGCCCTAGTATTTCCTCCGATTTGCCGTAAGAATACACATTGGCGGTATCGAAGAAATTAATGCCCGCGTCCAGTGCGGTTTTCACCAATGCCGTCGCCTCGTCCTGCTGCACCTTTCCAATTACTTCAAAATAGCCATCGCCACCAAAAGTCATCGTCCCGAAGCAAAGTTCAGAAACGAGTACGCCGGTGTTGCCCAGGAAGTTGTATTTCATGCGTTGTTGCTGTTATGTGGCGTTTTGGTCAAGTATAGTCAGGTGCGGTCAGAGGTTGTTATGTATTGTCAGGGGTGGTCAAGTGTGGTCGGGAGTTGTCATGTATTGTCAGGGTGGTCATGTATGGTCATTTATGGTCAGCAGTGGTTAATGGCTGGTATTTATAGTTTCTGTTATAAGTAACTGAAATTCCTTTCTGACAGTAATATTTAACAATTCCTGACTACACCTGACCATACATGATGACTCCCAACTACACCTAACCATTCATGACCACCCTTGACGACTCCCAACTACACCTGACCATTCATGACACCCCCTGGCAACTTCTGACCATACATGACCAAACCCAACTATTCAAACAAATCCTCCGACCGTTCCAGCATCAGGATCGATGACTGGGGGACGATCACATATTTCTGCCCGTCGTATTCGAGGTCGATGGCGTTGCGCTGGAGATAAATAGCCAGGTCGCCTTCCTTGGATTGGAGGGGCATATATTTCACTTTTTCTTCGGTCTCCTTCCACGGCTCGTCTTCCACCGCCACCGGGATAGGATAGCCAGGCCCTACTTTAATCACATAACCGGTTTGTACCTGTTCCTTTTCGGTTACGGTCGGGGGCAGGTACAGGCCGCTGTTGGTGCGGTCGTTGGGGCTTTTGGGTCGGATCAAAACGCGATCCCCTACTACGATCAGGCTTTTGAGCCTGTTGTCGGATGTTACTTCGTACATTTTAATTGATACTTAATCGGTAATAAGAACGTCAGCTGGTCCTTCGCAAATCGGGTAACAAATAAATAACAGCAAATGTTTGCCGCTCTCTTCTAAAACTGGAAGTAGATAAACTGGTTTTCCGAAACCACACCCAGAAAATAGTTTGCCAGCAGGATCAACGGAAACAGTATGAAGAACACGGTGGTGTTCCGCGTCGGTATTTTCAGATAATAATGTTCCTTGATTAGCAGGAAAATGATCAGGAACACGCAGAACCACATTTCGATATGGTTCATAGGCGTTTGCAACGGTTCCGAGAACGAGAAGCCGGCCATCTTTTCCAGAATCAGGAATGAACGCCTCACCGGCGCCTTGTCGTTCCGGAAGAAAACCCAGGTGAGGGTTACCAACGCAAATGTAAAAACGACGCTCAACCCGTTGGTAACTGCATTTTTGGGTATTTCAATGCCTGCTTTTTTCAGCCATTTATCGCGCAGGGAAGCGGCTACCTGATAAAAACCGTGTAATGCGCCCCAGATCACATAATTCCAGCTCGCGCCATGCCAGAGTCCGCTCACGAGAAACACGATGAATTGGTTACGGTATTTGATCCATTCGCCTTTCCGGTTGCCCCCCCAACGGAATATAGAGGTAGTCTTTAAACCAGGACGAGAGTGAGATGTGCCACCTGCCCCAAAACTCCGAAATCGATCTGGAAATGTAGGGCGTCCTGAAGTTGTCCATCAGCGTAAAGCCCATCACGCGGGCAGCTCCGATGGCAATATCCGAATAGCCCGAGAAGTCGCAGTAAATCTGGAATGCGAAGAAAACGGTTGCCACGATGAGCGTCAGTCCGTTATGTCCGGCAGGGTCGTCGTAAGCGGCATCCACGAGCATTACCAGCCTGTCGGCGATCACCATTTTTTTGAAAAAACCGAAAGCCATCTGCATCAGCCCTTCCTTTACCTGCTCGAAATCGTATTTGAAAAACGAGTGATACTGGAAAAGCATATTCTGCGGCCGCTCGATCGGGCCAGCTACGAGTTGCGGGTAGAACATCACATACAATGCGTAAATCCCGAAATGCTTCTCGGCCGCCTGGTTGCCGCGGTACACTTCGATGGTGTAGCTCATAGCCTGAAATGTATGGAACGACAAACCGATCGGTAACAGCAACTTTCCGCTTCCGGTGGTCATCCATTCGGCAATCGGGCCGGGAATGAGGCGGGTGAATGCCGGAAATGCGGGCCGTAAATGTAGGTTGGCGAGGATGGTGTTCACCGAATCCTGCACGAAATCGTAATATTTGAAGAATGCGAGGATACCTATATTGGATATCAGACTGATGACCAGGAGCAATTTCCTCTGTCGCTGCTCCCGCGATTTCTCGATCCAGATCCCGGCATAATAGTCGATTATGATGGTCCCAAACAGGATGAGGATGAAAACCGGTTTGAAAACCATATAAAAGTAGCAGCTCGTGAGCAGCAAAAGCACCCAACGGCCGGTCCACGACAGACTGAAATACGCCAGCGTGACTACTATGAAGAAAACTGCAAATTGAATCGAATGAAAATCCATCAGGTCAAATGTACTCCCGGTTGACTATTTCCTCTTTAATAATAAACAGGGGACGGTTTTTGGATTGAAAGAAAATCCGGAGCACATATTCTCCAATGATGCCCAGTGCGAGCAACTGTACCCCGCTGAACAGGATAATCACAAACAACAGGGCTGCAAAACCTTCGATGACATGGGCGAAAAACAACTTTTTGAGCACGACTGTCGCGAAGTAGATCAAAGAAATCACAATGGCCGTCATGCCTACCCGGCTCATAAACTTGATCGGGAACTCGCTGAAATTGAAAATGCCGTTGTAAGCAAGCCTGAAAAGCTGTTTGAAAGAATATTTGGACTCTCCCGCAGCACGTGCGTCCCGCTCGTACTCGTAGCCGACCTGCTTAAAACCGATCCAGGAGCGCATTCCGCGCAGATAGCGGCTTTCTTCGGGCATTTTGTTCAAAACATCGACAACCCGGCGACTGATCAACGCAAAATCCCCGCTGTCGAGCGGAATGTCGACGTACGAAATCGAGCGGAGAATCCGGTAGAACCAGTAATAGCTCATTCTTTTCACAAAGCCTTCCTTGCGTTTCTTGCGGACAGCGTAAACGACGTCGTTGCCTTCCTGTAACAATTTGTAAAATTCCGGCAAAAGCTCCGGCGGGTCCTGCAAATCGCCGTCGATCACAAACAGCGCTTCGGTGCCGCGTGCGGCTGAAATACCGGCCGTCAGCGCGAGCTGGTGACCATGGTTCCGTGAAAGAAAAACACCGTGGTAGCGGCCGTCAGTCAATGCTACTTGCCTGATTTTGAGCGCAGTATCGTCTCTACTCCCGTCATCGATCAGTACCACTTCGATGGAGAGCGGACTGGCGTCCATCAATGCGTTGAGACGTTGAACAAGGAGCGGGAACGTCTCGGATTCATTATATAGCGGCGCGACGATTGAAATTTGAGGAGTTTTCAATATGCTAAGTTTTTCAATGACCAATGTTGGCAAAAATACACCTTTCGGAGCATTATCGAAACATTCTGTTATTTAAGGTATTGTCACTTTTCCAAGAATGCCTCCTTTCAGGCCGGCGCCTTCCACATTCACTATTCCCAGGTCGTAAGTTCCCGGCAGCAGGGAGGAATGCGGTATTTCGATGTCGAAACCTTTGTCGTACTGCCTGAAAAAGTTACGCCCTGTGTACTTGTGCGGCTCCATTTTGAAAAAATACAAGCGTTCGGCATTCCTTACGAATGCGTATTCGCCATTCGAACGCAAGGGCGAAATTGTGCCCTCGGGGTCGTTCACATAAATGCCTTTTTCGCGATGGGCGACCGTCACCTGGCGTTCCACCGGGAATGCCGTCGTGAGCGCGTGCACCTGCCTGCCCAGCTCGTTCCCTTCCGTCGGATAGCTGTAAATACCATTCTTAACGAGGTGTTTCATCACATTGTCTACATACCTGGCGCCCTCCGAATAAGGCACGTGGCCTAAACCGAAACCGTTGTGTTCCTGGTTGTACCCGTTCACCATGTAATACTTGCGACGTTCGGCAATGACAGGAAGATAAGAATAAATTGAAACGCCCCAGATCACAAGTCCTGTCAGCGCGGCCACACGCAATGCACGTTTCCGAAGGTTTTCGCTCCGGGTCGAAACAATGAAAGACAGATAGGTAACAATCAGGAAAAGAGCCGGATATATTTTGTAATTACTGACAATCATGACAAAAAAGCCGAACCGCGGCCGCAACAGTCCGATCACCAGCGCCTCTACCAGCAAGAAACTCAGGATACCGAGCAAGAATGCATTCAGGTTACCCATATCCGCTATTCCAGCGGATTGGGGAGCATTTTTAAACATCCCAAATGTCCGCTTCAACCACGGCACAAGCTGACGCCACAGCCAAACCACCACCCAAACCATCACGATAAGCGCCATCGCGACCGGCAACGCCGACCGTACTACGATGCTTTTCTCGGGAAAGAAATCGAAAAGCCCTCCCAGGAAAGCAAAAAAGCCGAGTACCGACAGATGCGGATATCGGGCGAAAAAAGCGAAACTCGACTCGTTACCCTGGGCCGACATTCCGTAGAAATACAGGCCAACGGCTACTACGCCAACCGCGACCCAGGCCGCGAGCTGTTTGTACTGCGAACGCAGGATCAGGACGGCCGCTCCCGCAGGCCATACGAAAATGCCGCTGCTCATCGCGTACGTAGCGCATACACCTGCAAGTAATGCGCCACCGAAACGCTTTCCGGAAAGCAAAAACATGGACAAAACCACGAAGAAAACCACCGGCTCGTGCTGCCAGCCGCATATGGCCCAGAGAAAAACGAGGTGGTATTGCAGTTGAAAAAGTAGAAATGGCACGGGCAGGAAATACCAGGCACCGAGACCCGACCGCCTGAATGCGCGCCAGAAAACCGCCAAGGTGCCTAATGTGAAAAGGGCGGCGCCGATGTGCAGGAAAGTAAAATTGAGGTGCCCGGTAACCCAGTAGTAACCGAGCGTCGCCAGCTTGCCCACCACCATCCGGTGCTCGTTGTTGGGCTGGAAAAGGAAAGTGAGACGTTCAAACAACGAGTCACTGGTGATCCATTTATGCAGAAAATCGGGGAATGGGTCAAAATCGTCGTACCAGGGCAGATTTACCGAATAGTACAGGATTACGGCCATCCAAACCACCACCGGCAGCGCCATTGCCGGGAAAAGAAACGGCTTTCTATTGCTGTTGTCCACCTTCGGTATCTTTCATGTAAATGGCTTCTTTGCCAAAATAGCCCGCCGTGCACTTGTTCCACCAGTGGTCGGGATTGGTTTTGATATCGTCGTCGAGGAAGATCGACATCGGTTTCGAACGCACCGGCGGCAGGTACAAAACCTCTTCCCGGGAGTTTTTAATCAACGCATAGCGCTGGTACATTTCCTTGTCGAATGCCGCGGCACGGCCTTTCAGCAAATCACCGTATATCATTTTTACATTATTACTACGCGCGAACGAGAGCCCTACCGACACCAGCAGCATGGCGTAAACGACGCCATAACGCAAGGTTGTGAAGTGCAGGAAATTTATTTTCCGCTGTTTGAAATAATGAAAAAACACCCCGATGACGTAGAACCAGCCGATCAGAAAAAAGAAATATACGCAGTTGATCACACGCGGCGTAGGCTCGATCCCGACCCCGTAATAGGAAGGGAAAAGTTGCGCGGAAAGCACACCCACAAACAGAAGCACCGCATACCAGACGGGGATCGAAAAATAGTTGCGGGCACCCTCGGAAAGCCGTGAAAGCACGAACAGCCAGGCCAATGTGAAGAATACCAGCGGCGTCCGGAAAACCCAGTCGTAGCCCAGATAGGCCAGTTTTTTAAAGGAAGAAATAACCGAGAACGGGATATTGCCCCCCAACGGGTTGCCGCCGATACGCGCCGCGTTGCCCGGGGACGCAAAGTAAAAATAGCAGGAAATTGCAGTTACCACCGCCATCGAGATCATAAACGCATCCACTTTGCGGTGAAAAAGCACCCTGTAAGCGAGCCACGCGCCAACCAGCAGCACCATAATCAGCAGGTTGGTTTCGCTGCTCCCGATCACGGCAAATATCAAAAAACCCGAAAGCGTCCCCACAAACACTTTCGCGGGCTGCGTATCCTGGCGGTACCACCGAAGCACGAGAACAATCCACAGCAGCGTCAGGATATTCGGAACGGTGTAGGTCACAAATGCGGCCATCCAGTAGAATGCCTCCGAAATGCTCATCATTTTGAGTATGTACAGAAAGAAAACCACCCCTGCAAAGCCCAGATGCGCCAATCTCGACAAAGTCGGGGTCAGATGGCGGAACAGACTGTATAAGGCAAAGATCATCCCTGCCAGCAATATGACCGGCAAAACCTTAAAACCGGTGATCGAGTGGAAAAGCAGCGGACTGGTGTGGTTCAGGAATATGCCGAAATAACGGCCGGTCCACTCGGTATAATAGAGCTTCATGGCCTCGAACCAGCCGATTTTAAACACGGTGAATATATAACAGAAGTCATCCGCCGGCGAAGGGTGGTTGAAATACGAAAGCGCCAGCAGCGGCACCAGCACGGTCAGCATCAGGAGGATGTTGATCCAGTTGCCAACAACCCGGTATTTTCTATAAAATCTATTCATTGACAATTTTTTCTATGATATAGCGTGGGCGGCCTTTTACTTCTTCATAAATCTTACCGATATATTCCCCGATCAGGCCAAGGGCCATCATGTTAAATCCGCTGAAAAACGTCAGCGGAAGCATCGTAGATGTCCAGCCGGGTACGGTATGGCCTATCAGGTAGGAAAAAAGGATGTACACCACGATCAGCATCGCGATAAAGAAATTGACAAACCCGAAATACAGCACCAGTCGCATCGGGAATGTGGAAAACGAGGTAATGCCATTCCAGGCGAAAAGCAGCATTTTGGAAAGCGGGTATTTCGTCTCGCCCACCTCGCGTTCGAGGCGACTGTAAAATACCTTTTCATTTTTGAAGCCGATCAATGGCACAATGCCCCTGAGAAACATATTGATCTCCCGGAAGTTGCCAAGCTCTTTCAGCACACGCCGGTCCATCAGACGGAAATCCGCATGGTTGAATACCACTGGAACGCCCATTTTTTGCATTAATACATAAAACCCTTCGGCGGTGAAACGCTTGAACCAGGTATCGGAGCTGCGATCGCTGCGCACGCCATACACGACCATGGCGCCATCGCGGTGTTTCTCGATCATGGCGGTGATGGCATTGATATCGTCCTGCAAGTCGGCGTCGATGGTGATGAAACAATCGTAATCGTCGACATGCTGCTCCAAACCGGCCATAATGGCGCTCTGGTGCCCGAAATTCCGGGAAAGCCCCACACCGATGATGTTGGAATCCTTGCTGCAAATGTCCTCGATAATCGACCAGGTTTTATCACGGCTGCCATCGTTCACAAAACAGATGCGACTGTCCCCCGCGATGAGGCCCTGCTCTTTGATGCCGTTATAGTAGGTGTTTAATTTAGCATACGTCCGGTACAAGATCGCTTCTTCATTGTAGCATGGTATGACTAAAAGTAAACGAGCTGGATTCATAAGTCACCCTGTTGGTTGAATCGACAAAAATAGCAGTAATAAGTTAATATGCTCCTTCTCTTTCCTTTCGGCGGTTAATCAGAACCTATTTACCGGCTTCAATTACCTTACGGTCATTCTTTTTAAAAGCGGCATACCTCAGCAGCGGATACAAGAGCACCGCCAGCAATATGAGCAGCGTCCCCAAATAAAAGCCTTGCGTCATCCGCTCTTTTTCCCCGAACAGAAAAAAGGCCAACGCAATGCCGTAGACGGGTTCGAGATTGATAGTCAGGTTGATCAGGAATGCCGAAAACTGTTTCATGAGCTGCGTCGCCATCGTGCTCGCGTACACCGTGCACACGAGGGCGAGGAACAATATCCAGGTCCAGTCACCGGCGGCCGGAATGAAAGGCGCGCCGCCGTTCCAGTTTTTGCTTTCGGAAATTCCAAGAAACAGGATCGAAAACAGCGTGGCACCCACCATTTCATAAAAAGTGATCAGCCGGGCATCGATCCGCTGCACGAGGCGACTGTTGGCAACCGTAAATGTCGCCGCGAGCACGGCCGACGCCAGCGCGAGCATCAGGCCCAGCGCGTGGTCAAACTCAAATTTGAATACCACGTACAAACCAGCGAATGCAAGGATACCCAGGCCTACCTCCAATGGCTGTACCTTCCTTTTATTGACGACAGGCTCCAAAAGGCTCGTCCAGAGCGACGTGGTGGCCATTCCCGCCAGGCAAACCGACGCCGTCGAAATCCTCGCCGATGCGAAAAACAGCATCCAGTGCGCCGACAGCACGAAACCGACCGCCAGCATTTTCACCAGATCTCGACCGGTAACCGCAAAACTCTTTTTGAATGACAATATCACAATGCCGAGTCCGATAGCCGCGAAAAGTGTCCGGTACAGCACCAGCGCCACCGGTGAGATTGTGACCATCAGCCCGACAATGGCCGTAAAGCCCCAGATCATCACCAGGAAATGCAAATGCAGGTAAGCGCGAACGGACGACGATGACAGCATATTACCTCGGCAATGTTTTATAAAGTAACACCCCGATCAGGGAGAACACGATATTGGGCAGCCACACCGCGAAAAGTGTATTGATTGTCCCCGCCTCCGCAACGCCCTTTGACAACAAAAAGAAAAGGATATAAATAAACGCCAGCATAAAACCCAGTGCTATCTGCCAGCCGACGCCGCGCCGGCTCTTCCGGGCCGAAACGATCACACCGATCGCAGTGAGGATCAGGATCGCGAAAGGTTGCGTAAAACGGGTATATTTTTCAATAAGATACACTTCAAGGCCGTCGGCGCCCCGGCTTTTCAACAAGTCGATGTACGCATTCAGCTCGGGTAATGTAAATGTTTCAAAAAGGTTGTAATCGCTTTCGAAATCCTTGGGGGAAAGGTTGATGGTCGTGTCGATCTCCGCTCCCCGGCTCAGACGTTCGCCGAGGCTGTCGAGTGTGCGCACCTGGTAATTCTGCAGCGTCCATTTCTTCTTTTTCGGCTGCCACACGATTTTGTCGGCATAAAACTTCTGGAGCAGTTTTGTACCCTTGATCGTCTCCATCGTGAACTTGTTGCCTGTCTGCGTCGTGGTATTGTAGCTTTCCAGGTACGCGTACACATCGGGCGCGATCGTGATGTGCACATTATGCCCGCTGAAATAGAACTCGTTTTTTACGTAGGTTTTCTCAAAACCGTTACGGATTTTGTTGGCCCTGGGCAAAATCCAGCCCACCTGAATGAATGTCAGGATGCCCAGTACTACCGCGCCGGCCATGTACGGCAGCAGCATTCTTCCGAAACTGATCCCGCTGCTGAGCATGGCGATGATTTCCGTACGTGCGGCAATGCGCGAGGTGAAGAACACCGTGGCGATGAACACCATCAGCGGACTGATGTAATTGATCCAGTAAGGGATCAGATTGAGGTAATAGTCGATGATGATCTCCCGGAGCGGCGCCTTTTTGTCGAGAAAGTCGTCCACCTTTTCGGTATAGTCGATCATACAGATGATCAGTACGATGACGAATGCCACGAAAACGTAGGTAATCAGGAAGTTTTTGATCAGGTACCGATCGAGGATTTTGAAGTTCATGGCTGATTATGGTCTCATCGGCGCTGTACCAGCAGGTTTTTGGACACTTCGAGACTGATAAACAACGTTTGTCCGCCGTTAATCTGTACGGACGCCGACTTGTCATATTCATTAATTTCCCGCACTTCTATCACCGATCCCAGCGTAATTCCCGACCGATCAAGGTGTTGCAGGAATGAAGGCGCATGGTCGAGTACCCCCATCATTAACACTTTTTCACCAACCTGCACGTCGGTAAGTACCAGGTAATCGGGTTCGGTGAGGTTTCCCTTCGCATCCGGAATGGGATCGCCGTGCGGGTCGAACTTCGGATGACCAAGGAATGCATCCAGCTTTTCCACCAGCACTTCGGAAGGGATGTGTTCCAGCTCTTCGGCGATATCGTGCACCTCGTCCCAGCCGAAACCCAGCTTTTCCACCAGAAAAACCTCCCAGAGCCTGTGCTTGCGGATTACCTTGATCGCCACCTTTTCCCCGCTTTCGGTCAGCGTCACACCCTGATATTTCTTATAATGGATCAGCCCCTTGTCCGCCAGCTTGCGCAGCATGTCCGTTACCGATGCCGCGCGCGTGGACGTGCTCTCCGCAAGTGCGTTCGTGCTCACCTCTACCCCGTCGCGCCCGGAAAGTGCGTGGATGATCTTTAAATAATTTTCTTCTGTGAAGGAGTTCTGCATGCCCAATAAGCCCCGGTTACCAATCTTGATGTCCGGCAAAAGTACGACTTCCTGTTTATAAATTAAAAAATTTAGACTAATCTAAAAATATATTAAGAATTTCCTTATCTTTGTTTTCAGAGAACTAAATTGTTTATTTCGGAGACTAAGGAAATGATTGACGATTTAAAAATAGATAGACCTTTGCAAGAGAAAGCATCCGAAGACGGCGAACAGCTCCGCTCGCTGTCAGAGGTTCACTCCTCGATTTCCGTGCCGGAGGGGGCCGGTTTCTGGAAGAAAATGGCGGCGTTCGCCGGTCCCGGCCTGATGGTCGCCGTAGGCTACATCGACCCGGGCAACTGGGCGACCGATATCGAGGGCGGCTCGCGGTTCGGCTACGCATTGCTTTCTGTGATCCTGATTTCCAATTTGTTTGCGATGCTTCTGCAGCATTTGTCCCTCAAACTCGGCATCGCAACCGGCCGCGACCTCGCACAGGCCTGCCGGAATTACTATTCCCGTCCGGTGTCATTTGTGCTCTGGCTACTCTCCGAAATCGCCATAGCTGCTACCGACCTCGCCGAGGTAATCGGCTCGGCAATTGCATTGAACCTGCTTTTCGGCCTCCCATTGCCCGTCGGCGT harbors:
- a CDS encoding polysaccharide deacetylase family protein, which encodes MRHCLLAAFFSISTSLAFAQERSVAVTIDDVPNVHIYAADGNSPGLLKKLDSLNLPVAIFINEGNLKQNNAFEQNKKLLRDWISRPYVTVGNHSYSHPNYGEIGFDAFRDEVLEGEELSRKMVEKEGKKLEYFRFPFNGMGKDSAGQLRMRQFLAEHGYISTPFTVESEDWLFTQLYEKALKEGKPEEARAIGNRYVDLSMKLFGYFDSLAIKVTGKPVKQIYLCHDNRLNTDYLPVLIQKLKEKQYRIVGLAEAMGDPAYRLPLHYHGNWGFSWIYRWVKDVGQRRSLMQAEPSDKEAQQAYEALMKGNK
- a CDS encoding aldo/keto reductase, which codes for MKYNFLGNTGVLVSELCFGTMTFGGDGYFEVIGKVQQDEATALVKTALDAGINFFDTANVYSYGKSEEILGQSFRTLGVKRSDVFIATKVRGRMAPGANQVGLSRLHIMDSVNESLARLGSDHIDLFYIHGVDVETSLEETMRGLEDIVRSGKVRYLGVSNHAAWQIMKANGIAEKNGWTKFVACQHYYTIAGRDLERELIPMMQDQKLALMPWSPLAGGFLSGKYTRNGESTGENRRDNFDFPPVDKERAYDIIDVIQPIAQAHGVSVAQIALAWLLHQQSVTSVIIGAKKPEQLTDNIAATNVALSADELDQLNKISALKPEYPQWMIERQARERIPGKP
- a CDS encoding glycosyltransferase family 2 protein, with protein sequence MKTPQISIVAPLYNESETFPLLVQRLNALMDASPLSIEVVLIDDGSRDDTALKIRQVALTDGRYHGVFLSRNHGHQLALTAGISAARGTEALFVIDGDLQDPPELLPEFYKLLQEGNDVVYAVRKKRKEGFVKRMSYYWFYRILRSISYVDIPLDSGDFALISRRVVDVLNKMPEESRYLRGMRSWIGFKQVGYEYERDARAAGESKYSFKQLFRLAYNGIFNFSEFPIKFMSRVGMTAIVISLIYFATVVLKKLFFAHVIEGFAALLFVIILFSGVQLLALGIIGEYVLRIFFQSKNRPLFIIKEEIVNREYI
- a CDS encoding DUF6056 family protein → MNRFYRKYRVVGNWINILLMLTVLVPLLALSYFNHPSPADDFCYIFTVFKIGWFEAMKLYYTEWTGRYFGIFLNHTSPLLFHSITGFKVLPVILLAGMIFALYSLFRHLTPTLSRLAHLGFAGVVFFLYILKMMSISEAFYWMAAFVTYTVPNILTLLWIVLVLRWYRQDTQPAKVFVGTLSGFLIFAVIGSSETNLLIMVLLVGAWLAYRVLFHRKVDAFMISMAVVTAISCYFYFASPGNAARIGGNPLGGNIPFSVISSFKKLAYLGYDWVFRTPLVFFTLAWLFVLSRLSEGARNYFSIPVWYAVLLFVGVLSAQLFPSYYGVGIEPTPRVINCVYFFFLIGWFYVIGVFFHYFKQRKINFLHFTTLRYGVVYAMLLVSVGLSFARSNNVKMIYGDLLKGRAAAFDKEMYQRYALIKNSREEVLYLPPVRSKPMSIFLDDDIKTNPDHWWNKCTAGYFGKEAIYMKDTEGGQQQ
- a CDS encoding cold-shock protein; the protein is MAEGTVKFFNESKGYGFIQPSNGEKDIFVHVSGLQDDIRENDKVSYEVENGRKGLNAVNVRVI
- a CDS encoding co-chaperone GroES family protein; this translates as MYEVTSDNRLKSLIVVGDRVLIRPKSPNDRTNSGLYLPPTVTEKEQVQTGYVIKVGPGYPIPVAVEDEPWKETEEKVKYMPLQSKEGDLAIYLQRNAIDLEYDGQKYVIVPQSSILMLERSEDLFE
- a CDS encoding glycosyltransferase family 2 protein yields the protein MNPARLLLVIPCYNEEAILYRTYAKLNTYYNGIKEQGLIAGDSRICFVNDGSRDKTWSIIEDICSKDSNIIGVGLSRNFGHQSAIMAGLEQHVDDYDCFITIDADLQDDINAITAMIEKHRDGAMVVYGVRSDRSSDTWFKRFTAEGFYVLMQKMGVPVVFNHADFRLMDRRVLKELGNFREINMFLRGIVPLIGFKNEKVFYSRLEREVGETKYPLSKMLLFAWNGITSFSTFPMRLVLYFGFVNFFIAMLIVVYILFSYLIGHTVPGWTSTMLPLTFFSGFNMMALGLIGEYIGKIYEEVKGRPRYIIEKIVNE
- a CDS encoding DMT family transporter, with the translated sequence MLSSSSVRAYLHLHFLVMIWGFTAIVGLMVTISPVALVLYRTLFAAIGLGIVILSFKKSFAVTGRDLVKMLAVGFVLSAHWMLFFASARISTASVCLAGMATTSLWTSLLEPVVNKRKVQPLEVGLGILAFAGLYVVFKFEFDHALGLMLALASAVLAATFTVANSRLVQRIDARLITFYEMVGATLFSILFLGISESKNWNGGAPFIPAAGDWTWILFLALVCTVYASTMATQLMKQFSAFLINLTINLEPVYGIALAFFLFGEKERMTQGFYLGTLLILLAVLLYPLLRYAAFKKNDRKVIEAGK